From a region of the Mycobacterium intracellulare ATCC 13950 genome:
- the moxR1 gene encoding chaperone MoxR1 → MTAAGGPPPGASGYSGPGGQAGSPAHEAPTGGGNGLAAEVQTLERAIFEVKRIIVGQDQLVERMLVGLLSRGHVLLEGVPGVAKTLAVETFARVVGGTFARIQFTPDLVPTDIIGTRIYRQGKEEFDTELGPVVVNFLLADEINRAPAKVQSALLEVMQERHVSIGGKTFPLPNPFLVMATQNPIEHEGVYPLPEAQRDRFLFKINVGYPSPEEEREIIYRMGVRPPEPKQILNTGDLLRLQDIAANVFVHHALVDYVVRVVTATRHPEQLGMNDVKTWISFGASPRASLGIIAASRSLALVRGRDYVIPQDVVDVIPDVLRHRLVLTYDALADEISPEIVINRVLQTVALPQVNAVPQQGHSVAPVMQPAGAASGR, encoded by the coding sequence ATGACAGCAGCAGGTGGGCCGCCGCCAGGCGCCAGTGGTTACTCGGGCCCGGGCGGGCAAGCAGGTTCGCCGGCTCACGAAGCGCCGACGGGTGGGGGCAACGGACTGGCCGCCGAGGTCCAGACCCTCGAGCGCGCCATCTTCGAAGTCAAACGCATCATCGTCGGCCAGGACCAGCTGGTGGAGCGGATGCTGGTCGGCCTGCTGTCCAGGGGCCACGTGCTGCTCGAGGGTGTGCCGGGCGTCGCCAAGACGCTGGCCGTCGAGACGTTCGCGCGGGTGGTCGGCGGGACGTTCGCGCGCATCCAGTTCACCCCCGACCTGGTGCCCACCGACATCATCGGTACCCGCATCTACCGGCAGGGCAAGGAGGAGTTCGACACCGAGCTCGGCCCGGTGGTGGTCAACTTCCTGCTCGCCGACGAGATCAACCGCGCGCCCGCCAAGGTGCAGTCGGCGCTGCTGGAGGTCATGCAGGAACGCCACGTCTCGATCGGCGGCAAGACCTTCCCGCTGCCCAACCCGTTCCTGGTGATGGCCACCCAGAACCCGATCGAGCACGAGGGTGTGTATCCGCTGCCCGAGGCGCAGCGCGACCGCTTCCTGTTCAAGATCAACGTCGGCTACCCGTCGCCGGAAGAGGAGCGCGAGATCATCTACCGGATGGGCGTGCGCCCACCGGAGCCCAAGCAGATCCTCAACACCGGCGACCTGTTGCGCCTGCAGGACATCGCGGCCAACGTCTTCGTGCACCACGCGCTGGTGGACTATGTGGTGCGCGTCGTGACGGCCACCCGTCATCCCGAACAGCTCGGCATGAACGACGTCAAGACGTGGATCTCGTTCGGTGCGTCGCCGCGCGCCTCGCTGGGCATCATCGCCGCCTCCCGGTCGCTGGCGCTGGTCCGCGGCCGCGACTACGTGATTCCGCAAGATGTCGTGGACGTCATTCCCGACGTCCTGCGGCACCGGCTCGTGCTCACCTATGACGCGCTGGCCGACGAGATCTCGCCGGAGATCGTCATCAACCGGGTGCTGCAGACGGTCGCCCTGCCTCAGGTGAATGCCGTTCCGCAGCAAGGGCATTCGGTGGCCCCGGTGATGCAACCCGCCGGCGCGGCCAGCGGTCGGTGA
- the ripB gene encoding NlpC/P60 family peptidoglycan endopeptidase RipB has translation MRRKRFRLINFAWITTVVTGLMLSVAGPAPVAAADPGAWDPTLPAQISAGAPGDPLAVANASLQATAQATQTTFNLGKQFLGGLGINIGGDPAPSAATPSNPGGKIPRVYGRQAIEYVIKRMGSQMGVPYSWGGGSLDGPSKGVGDGANITGFDCSGLMRYGFAGVGVLIPRFSGDQYNAGRHIPPDQARRGDLIFYGPNGGQHVTMYLGNGQMLEASGSAGKVTVSPVRKPGMTPFLTRIIEY, from the coding sequence ATGCGCCGCAAGCGATTCCGTCTCATCAACTTCGCCTGGATCACCACCGTGGTGACCGGGCTGATGCTTTCTGTGGCCGGCCCGGCTCCGGTGGCCGCGGCCGATCCGGGCGCGTGGGATCCCACCCTGCCGGCCCAGATCAGCGCCGGCGCCCCGGGCGATCCGCTCGCCGTCGCCAATGCCTCGCTGCAGGCCACCGCCCAGGCCACCCAGACCACGTTCAATTTGGGCAAGCAGTTTTTGGGCGGGCTCGGCATCAACATCGGCGGCGATCCCGCTCCCAGCGCGGCCACCCCCTCCAACCCCGGCGGCAAGATCCCGCGGGTCTACGGGCGGCAGGCCATCGAGTACGTGATCAAGCGCATGGGGTCGCAGATGGGCGTGCCCTACTCGTGGGGCGGCGGTTCGCTGGACGGCCCCAGCAAGGGCGTCGGCGACGGGGCCAACATCACCGGCTTCGACTGCTCGGGGCTGATGCGCTACGGCTTCGCCGGGGTCGGCGTGCTGATCCCGCGGTTCTCGGGTGACCAGTACAACGCCGGGCGCCACATCCCGCCGGATCAGGCCAGGCGCGGCGACCTGATCTTCTACGGCCCGAACGGCGGCCAGCACGTCACCATGTACCTGGGCAACGGCCAGATGCTGGAGGCCTCCGGCAGCGCCGGGAAGGTTACGGTCAGTCCGGTTCGTAAGCCGGGGATGACGCCGTTCCTGACCAGGATCATCGAGTACTGA